The genomic stretch CTCTACTATGGGGATGGCTATCGGCAATCAGACATGAAGGGGAAAAGGAAGAGCTGAACGATCCACAAATGGTAAGTGATCTCAGCTAGCTGCTTAAGAAATTAAAAGTTCATCTATAACACTATTATTTTAATCCAACGACCTTGTCTTTTCCTCCGACATTGTTGTTCTCCTTTCCCAAGTGCTTTTGATTGTGGCTGCCTGCCTGCCTGCCATTCTCGAGGCTGCATGTGTTTGATTCATCCCCATAACTTTGGTAACCGAATATTTTCTAACAAGAAAAAACTAATAGTGAATTGACGGGTGGCTGCTAGGGATTTTATATATCTAAACTCCTAGCTAGTTCACCAATTGGTTGGCTAGGACAGGCGTCAAAAGCCTCAGAGTTTTTGGAATCCAATAATGGGTAATGTTGTTCCTGCCAGCCACTCAAACAACAACTACTGTAGCCTGACATCACATGTCTATGTTctttatatatttttagaatgtgTTTGAATAAATTCTATTAAGGTAACTTCTTCCTGTTTGCATGTTCCAGTTAAGGGAGGTTTTCGGACAAGGGTGGAGAGAAAAATAAGAGGGATTAAGGATGTAAAATTAATCTTTATGCACACATTCATCACGGTATATTAAGTGAGATATAATACTTGTTGCTACGTCAACTAGTAGAGGTTCATAGAAATCACAATTACTAAAACCATATGCACGTATAAAACACAGCTAAGTACTAATAACTCATCTGTCCACAATGTGATACATGTGAATCAAGATCTATATGTTAGGTTTCTAGTTTATGGATCTTTTCCCCTCAATAGCTGATTCAAACCTATACAGGTGCTAGTTTTTTTCTTCAATGGGCAGTGGCATGCTTTGGCATTGgaatggagaaaattttaaaaatcagctGATTATATAGGTCCTTCATGGTTCTTGTTGAGTTTCCATGCAACACATACATATTTTGGTGCCTAGATGAGTCGATGAATTTATGATCATCATCTTTGAGTCGAGCTTATTTCAACTATTTGAAGTACTATATGTGTCgtcttgttttcttttatgcaaagTTATATCACTAATTGCATATGTAATCCTTGTTAGCACATTGTATAAGATAAACAGATGCTGAGGAGTAAACCAACATAAtcattcaaaaaacaaaaatacaATTATTTATATTATCTTATTAACTCAACTTCATAAATTTACCAAAGCAATCAAAACATAATATTAGTTCTCTGTGGAAAAGGAACCTATTAGACAAAGTGTCATATCACTGTCAAAATTATCATTGAAAAATTCTTGGTTATCACATTCACCCTCTTGGCCCTAAATTTCATCCGGCGCATGGAATATACTTGATAGGTAAGATTAGAAACCCTAGTTTAACAAACACGATCTTCCAAATTGTATTAGAGTTTCTCTACTACGACAATGTAAACTGTTTAAATAACATCTATGTTCGGTTagaatttaaattgaaaattcagtATTCTAGTTGATTTCATGTTAAGCTCtacttaaaatttaaatgatATCGAAGGAGTTTTTGAAGTTATTATTTCATACTTGTCTTCAGCATTGCAATATATGTACCTGTTTCAACCTCTCTTGTtttttgtcaaacataactcgtatACAAGAATGTGTACTAGCATTAGTGACATATAGCTTTGGATAAAATTCCATGAAGAATAAGATTCATATATTCAACCAAATAGTTGGGTGCAAAATTCAAAGGTTTCGATAATTGTTGCTATCTTGTAGGAATTAAACTGACGTTGTCAAGCATGTATGTATACATGAGCCATGACTAATACAAAGAATCATGTTTGTGTTTCATTTAGTTACATCTGAATCAAAGTTGGGTACGAGCATCCTTCAAGTTTTGCTTTATTTTGCCTTACAGATGCAACCTCTGTAACCAACCATGCCTAGCATGGCAACTCTGCAGTGCAGTTGTCTTCTTTGTTGGCGACTCTTCTATCAAAATGCTGACTCTATTTTAACTGTTATCGTGCTTCAGTAGCTCGATCTATGCTTTGGACGATTTCAAATCATTCTCCTGTCTGAGGGGTGAACCTTGTCATATTTTAAGTCTTTGGATTGAAATAAGTATGTTCAATGTGAATCTTCATGTGGGGATTTTCCCCAGTGTTATTGATTATTTGAAGATCGTAATCTAGTACATGGTTGATAGACAAAACAATTTAAAATGGCAAGAGATAACTCACTTCATTGTGCGATTAAATGGACAATCTTGACACTATCAAGTATGTTATCATATCATTTAATTGGTATTTGTGCATTCAATTCTAAAATAATGACCATTCTTTTAAGCTCGGTGGACGGGATAACAGAACTGAACATACTCGAAACATTTTTAATTGTAGTTTTATTTACCACATGGAAATTTTATGTTTGAATACATTGAGCACGACTTTGATGAAATGGTGTGAGAATTCAGTCTTGCATTTTTTGGCATAAACCAAATGAAAGATTCTCTCCAACAAAGTTAATACATGTTAAGAAAACTAGCCTTAACTATGCTACGAGGAAAGGAGAGTAGTATCATATGCTACTACAAGTTTGCAAGATCATACCTAGTATTAATTAATTTTGGGACTGAGATAGTACTTTGGATCCCTGAAAAAACTTACAATCCTCTCTGCTTTATCAACTGAAAGATCTGTCGTCTCCAGAATAAAGCTTTTGGATGCTTTTGATATTGCTTCAATAGAGCCAAGAGATTGCACAAGCTACAATCAAAAAGGACCATGAACTAGCTATAATATTTTTATAGCTATTCAAAAGTTCATGCATTAGCATTTGTTAAATGCTCGAGCATATTTCTTTAATAAGGCAGAttactatttaaaattttattgatgAAAGTTATCAGATTAGCAAAATTTCATGCATTATCTAAACTCTAATATAGCTACATGCTTATGCAAATTTCTTCAATCAAAGGAAAAGAATATTACCGCATTTGCGTCATGTTCATCTATGCCTGGTATTGAGGTGACTACTCTCAAGAATCGATCAATTCCTTGGACTGCTTGCTTACGCTTCATCAAAACGATGAAGTGAGGAATCCATGTATTAAAATATGACAAAATATCAATCAGAACCCAAACAGACTAACCTCATCTTTCATCGTGTTGATCGCATCTTGTCTTTTACAtactaacataatttttttttgaagattATGAAGAGTGCAGAACCTTACCACAACACAATCTCAAGAATAAAGAAAGGTTAATGTTTTACCTCCACGAGCATGTGCTATCTTCACAATCTTCTCAAACCCCATCTCTCGATCACACACAGGCACAAAAGTTGGATTACCAAGTTCTATGTTGTGCCTTTATACCAACGTGCAAATCCTTCATGTTAACTCAAATAAGTAATAAAGAGATTGTAAGAGAGTTCAACTACCTGAAGTATGAATGATTGAAAGAATCATTTTGTTCTCTTGTTGGAACTGAAACAACAACATACAGAAACCTAAATTGCCTCTTCAGCTCTTCAACTCTGAGAGAGATACATCACAGAAACTCATCAGCAAAGAACTCCTACCTCATTTCCTATAGTAAATAGGGTAAATAGAAACTGAATATACCTGGTAAAGACAGACGAAACCCTGATAGGATCCCAATTTGTTTCAAAAATGAATGCTACAGACAGTCCTCCATTGTTGAAAATGAGGTCCTAGAAACAGGGAGTTGATTTACCAGATCAGTGTAACTAAGAGGAGGAAGAAACAATGAGAGACTTACAGGAGATATCGGAAGGAAATTTAGGCGGTAGGAATTTGCACATAGAAATGAAGAAATAAAATTGATGAAAGATGGATGCTGTTCATCTCTCCATGAAGGATTCATCATGCAGACTCCACCACCTGCACATTGATAGTATGCTAAATCTAGATGGTAGGATATGTGAAGGCAAACTTAATCTATCTAGTGCAATTTATACGAGCATGAATTCTTCACCAATTAGATACTGTTACATTACAGGTAACAAGGCCTAAAAGGACCTTAGGAAGTACAAGAAGAATGAATAAGTTGTATCCATGAAAAgccaaggaaaaaaataaaaataaaaaatgttccAAGTGATAATCTACCTAGCAAAAAGGAAATAGCTATATAGATCGAATCAAATGAAAATGCAGGGGAAAAAAAGATTGCAATCTTAGAAACCAAGTAAGTTCAAATGAAAACTTGAAAACCCTATCAAAATATATGTCAGTGATAAGAAAATTACATAATAATGTGGATATAAATGTCACTCAATTTGAGGGTTTAGAAAGGTTAGACTATGGTTGGAGGCTAAATAGAACCTAAGCCTTTGAGGAAGGGAGAGCTCCAGTTTCCATCCATGAGAACCTAAAATAGAAACCAAATACCCACGATCATCGATTTCTTTGTTTAATTAGGGATTAATCACTCAACGGTGGTGATCGGTGTAATAGAACGGAGGGCGGCAGTGAAGTCCTCGCCGGTGGATTTGCCACAGGCTCCGGCGGAGCCGATCAGGCACTTCACAATCTCCAGCATTATATTTGCTCAATATGAGCCTCGAATATGCTTCGCCTCCCTAGTTAAACTTTACAAACAAAATCCTGTGATCAAATTGGATTTACGTATAAAGATAGCGGCGTTCGATGCATTCTTCGAGGACTACAGGACGAAGAAACGTTAATTTTTCTCTCCTATCCCCTGCCTAGGAAGAATCTTTTTCCCTTCCGATCTCCTCTCTCCACTCCTCCCCTCCTACCTCCCACTCTTCGTAGGTTAAACATAGGCCGAATGTGGGCATTACCTGCTCGCACCTACATCCGACTTCTCGCAAACATCACAAAACACTTGAGATTCAAAAAACGACCAATGTATTTTTGTCGATTCATTCTTCATATCCGACTAGTTCGATCGTAAACTCAGAAACAAAAATATTTCAAACCAAAAACAACCTGTTTCATTTTCAAACACCTAAACTAGTAGACGATGAGAAAAATAACCGGATGCTTAGAGCAGACGATGAGAAACAGGAAACGCAGGATTACCAATGATGGAAATAACCGACGGATCTCCACGGCTATCGCCGGAGCTCCCTCGAGAGCCCGCCATGAAGACGATGACTCGTCGTCCTCCCTTCTTCCGTcgagatctctctctctctctctctctctctctctctctcattcatCAGCTACTGGCTACTGAGAATCAGTATTTAAATCGCGTTTTTAATTGGGCCTTATTCTAAATTGGTACAATTGGAGCCCATCAGCCCATTAGCTTTGTGTAAATTTCTTAAAGAGCACCCCCAAAGTTGAAAATTTTACAAATCTCATTATTTTCGCAAGGACTCGAGAGATTGAGATTGTGTATGAATGCAATCCAGTCCTCCAGTTCACTCCTCGCTATGCTTTCACGTCATCTTCCTCTTTTGACTCGCAGGCTGACAAGACTTGAGATAAACGGAAAAAAGGGATCGATCAAGAGATAAACACAGAAAAAGAATGCATACTCTTAtcgatcttcttcttcctacagAGGACTTCCATCGCTCACGTATCCACTGCCTTGTAGCTCGAGGAAGGCAAGCGCATGGAACCCAAGGCTGGGCTAGAAAGAAAGGATTTTGATGATGATGCTACGATGATGGTGATAGATTCAAGCAAGCGGGACATTTCATGGCTTCCCCCTCAGTCCTCAGACAAGGAGCAAGTCAGCTTTCCCAGCTGCCCCACCATTTCATTAAATAAGCCATTCCATCTCTCTAATTGAACCTATAAAATCGCTCTGTCTCTCCATATTACAATCCATGGCTTCTGCTTGCCTTGCCAAGTTCCTTGCTTGCTGTTGCTGCTTGTTTGTCTTGGTTCATGCCATGGATGatggagcagcagcagcagctggAATGCAGAGTGGTGAGCTCTTGGCCTTGTTTGAGGTGATGGGTGCCCTGCTGCAAGACCCCGGTTGGGCTCAGCTCCACCCCCGCCCCTGCACTGACACGCCATGGCCTGGAGTTCAGTGTGAGATGGTGCTCGAGCCCCCAGTACTGCAGCAGCAGGATCCACATCTCCATGTCACCGAGCTCCACATTGGGCCAGACGTCGCCTCCCCACCCTGCAAGCACTCAGCCAGCCTCTCCCCTGCCCTGCTCCAGCTGCCTTATCTCAAGAGTCTCTCCTTGTTCGGCTGCTTCCTCGCCGAGGACACGGTGCCCCTCCCTCCTTCCCTCTTCACCAATGCCTCAGCCTTGGAGCAGCTGGTGATCAAATCCAACCCTGGCCTCTCCGGGACCATCCCTCCCTCCCTTGGCGCACTCCACGGCCTCAGGGTCCTCTGCCTCTCACAGAATAGCCTCCATGGAGCCATCCCGAAGGAGCTCGGCTCGCTCGCAAGATTAGAGCAACTCGATCTCAGCTACAACAATCTCAGCGGCTCCATCCCTGTGGAGCTCGGAGGAGGCCTTTCGAGCTTGACCATTTTCGACCTGAGTTGGAATGGGCTGCAAGGGGAGATCCCTCCGTCAATTGGCGACCTCTGGCGGCTCCAGAAGCTTGACCTGAGCTACAATAAGATCTCAGGGAGGATTCCGGCGGTGGTTGGTAGGTTGGAGAGGCTGGTCTTGTTGGACCTGAGTCACAACTCCTTGGCAGGCCCCGTGCCAGATGAACTGTCAGGTTTGAGCCGAGTCCAGTACTTCCTCGTGGAGAGCAACCCGATCGGCACGACCATCCCTTCGTTTCTGAAGACAATCAAGAGCTTGGTGGTGCTTGGCCTCTCAGACTGTGGGCTTTCAGGCCATGTGCCAACATTCCTTGGTGTTCTCAGCAACCTCACGAGCCTGTCCTTGGACAGGAACAAGCTCGATGGCACAATTCCTTCGACGACATTAGAGGCGATTCCTAATCTCGATCAACTCAACCTCAGTCAGAACCTGCTCAGCGGGGTGCTCTCTTTCTCTGAGGAGTTTGTGAGCAGGCTAGGGAGGAGACTGGACGTGAGGGACAACCAGGGGCTGTGCATGAACCCAGCCAGCCACCAGATCAATACTCTCCTCCCCTTCTACCTACAAGCTCCGCCATGTCCGACCACTGCCAGCTCCAGCAGCAATGGTACTCCAGAGACAGGTGAGATGATGAAGTCCAATTCCGATGGCATGAGATTGAACTATGGGCCACTAATTGGCAGCTGCTTGGTTGTGCTGGTGGCGGTAGTCCACTTcttaaacttcttcttcttctcttctctgctgGAAATCGTACTTTGTCTTTCTTTTTCTGGAATTATGCGCTGAAGCAAGTTTTTGTGCAAGGCGAAGACACGAAAGCATGTCTCTTTCGGCCATGTTTCAAAAGCTTCCGAGCTTTTACTATTTTCTTAATTCACAAGGCTTCCAACTTTGGATGGGATTGGGATCGAGATCGTCGTCTTCTTTGATGTCTTGTCTGCGGCAGTGTGGCATGCATGCATCAAACACAACTTGAGTTCATCGTCTCCTCACCTGAAGTGATTCATTTACAACGTTATGGCtgtttctttttttaatattcaagtgaaaagaatagtgaatcaaaAATGATTCCACCTCCCCCTCTCTCTCCCTGACGCATGTACCGCCTCCACCTGGACCACCtcccctttttgtttttttttaaatttcatttaattcttattttgttttaattttttaattaattttatttaaaaataactctcgTACAATTATAttgttaattttatttaattttactttttaaattaatttaatttattattttttatcaatactttatttttcaattttatataaattttatttagtttttatttttttaattaatttaatttattattttttatcaatactttatttttcaattttatataaattttatttatttttatttttttaataatttaatttattatttttttcataatacttatatttttttcaattgtttttttttaattttaattttttattaatttttttaatcaatttctttatcaaatttttttcaattttatttttttcaataatttttttata from Zingiber officinale cultivar Zhangliang chromosome 5B, Zo_v1.1, whole genome shotgun sequence encodes the following:
- the LOC121986430 gene encoding protein PARTING DANCERS homolog, which codes for MRERERERERERSRRKKGGRRVIVFMAGSRGSSGDSRGDPSVISIIGGGVCMMNPSWRDEQHPSFINFISSFLCANSYRLNFLPISPDLIFNNGGLSVAFIFETNWDPIRVSSVFTRVEELKRQFRFLYVVVSVPTREQNDSFNHSYFRHNIELGNPTFVPVCDREMGFEKIVKIAHARGVCKRQDAINTMKDERKQAVQGIDRFLRVVTSIPGIDEHDANALVQSLGSIEAISKASKSFILETTDLSVDKAERIVSFFRDPKYYLSPKIN
- the LOC121987173 gene encoding receptor like protein 29-like, whose protein sequence is MASACLAKFLACCCCLFVLVHAMDDGAAAAAGMQSGELLALFEVMGALLQDPGWAQLHPRPCTDTPWPGVQCEMVLEPPVLQQQDPHLHVTELHIGPDVASPPCKHSASLSPALLQLPYLKSLSLFGCFLAEDTVPLPPSLFTNASALEQLVIKSNPGLSGTIPPSLGALHGLRVLCLSQNSLHGAIPKELGSLARLEQLDLSYNNLSGSIPVELGGGLSSLTIFDLSWNGLQGEIPPSIGDLWRLQKLDLSYNKISGRIPAVVGRLERLVLLDLSHNSLAGPVPDELSGLSRVQYFLVESNPIGTTIPSFLKTIKSLVVLGLSDCGLSGHVPTFLGVLSNLTSLSLDRNKLDGTIPSTTLEAIPNLDQLNLSQNLLSGVLSFSEEFVSRLGRRLDVRDNQGLCMNPASHQINTLLPFYLQAPPCPTTASSSSNGTPETGEMMKSNSDGMRLNYGPLIGSCLVVLVAVVHFLNFFFFSSLLEIVLCLSFSGIMR